Sequence from the Fusarium oxysporum Fo47 chromosome VI, complete sequence genome:
AGAAAACACTCCACTTTGGGTGTATGGACTATTTAGGTGAAGGCTGTAATGACTTTCAGAAACAAGCAGACCTCACAGAGCATCACTCGCATTAGCGACTTCGTTATCTATTCACTCTTCATTGTCTgatttcctctttcttcatACCAACATCTCACACTCTCTACCATGGTCGCAACAGCAGACAACTCCGGCTCCTACGAAGCCGTCCCCAAAGCCGTCCCCCAAAAACCATCAACATGTAAAATGCTTCATACCGAGGGTAGTCGCATCATCGACCCCTCCGGCAACACCGTCATCCTCAAGGGCGCTGCCATCGGTGGCATGCTCAACATGGAGAACTTCATCACCGGCTACGCAGGCCACGAACACCAACATAGACAACAAATGGCTGAAGTCATGGGTGAAGAAAAggcaaacttcttctttgacagACTTTTATACCACTTCTTCACAGACTCTGATGCCGCTTACTTTGCGTCGTTGGGTCTAAACTGTATCCGAATCCCATTCAATTATCGTCATTTTATCGATGATATGGATCCAGATAATCTCAAGAAATCTGGTTTCGATTGGTTAGATCGCTGTGTGGATATTTGCGGAAGACATAACCTCTACGCTGTCCTTGATCTACATGCCGTTCCTGGTGGTCAGAACCAAGATTGGCATAGTGATTCTGGACTTTCACGCGCGGCGTTCTGGGACTTCAAAGACCATCAAGACAGAGCTATTCAGCTATGGAAGGCTCTTGCAGCTCACTACAAGGGAAACCCCGTCATCGCAGGCTACAACCTCCTCAACGAACCCGCCGACGAAACCAAGACCTCATCAGGCCAATACGGCGCCAAGCTCGTAAAATGGTACGAACGCACCGAGAAAGAAGTCCGCGCCATCGATCCCGATCACATGATCTTCATCGACGGAAACACCTACGCAATGGACTTCCGCGCCTTTCCCCAAAACCCTCTTCCCAACGCTGTGTACGCCTGTCACGATTACAGCTTCTACGGGTTTCCTCTTGGAGAGCAGTACGAAGGTACAGACGAACAAAACACTaagctgaggaagagcttTGAGCGCAAGGTGCAGTTCATGAGGGAGAAGAACGTGCCGATTTGGAATGGAGAGTTTGGCCCTGTTTATCAGAATGAGCATAAGGAGGGTGACGACGCCATCAAGACCAACGCCAAGCGCTTTAATTTGCTACAAGAGCAGTTGGCTATTTACAGAGAAACAGATGTCAACTGGTCTATCTGGTTGTATAAAGATGTCGGCTACCAAGGCATGGTATACGTCGATCCCGAGTCCCCCTATATGCGCCTCATCGCGCCCTTCATCGCCAAGAAACAGCGTCTCGGTCTTGATTTCTGGGGCGTCGTCAACAAAGACGGCGTCAAGCACCTCTACGAACCATTCATCCAAGGCTTGAAGGAAGAAGTGCTGGAGAAGTACAGAGATACGAAATATCCCAAGATCTGGACTTTCGAACGACAGTTTGAGCGGGTTATTAGAGAGTGTTTGATGAGTGAGTATGTGGGATGGGAGTTGGCGGAGTTGTTTAGGGATAAGAGCAaggaggagttggaggagCTAGCGAGTAGCTTTTCATTTGAGAAGTGTATTAAGAGGGACACGCTTGTGGGGATCTTGAGTCATGATTCGATGATCTCGGCTGGGAAGCAGTAGGAGTACATGGGTATGGGGATTGCACCTTGGCGTTTTTGTTGGTTATTCGGTATGAAACTTAGTATGTTGGATGAGCACGCATAGGGATAGAAATTGTATCATATACAGATAAATACGAACTTTCCCTTCTTTTAACTGATAagccttatatatactaCAGTAGTCCAATATGGACTTCTTCTAATCACCTTTGCACTCATCTGAGTTCATGCTGGTTCTAGTCGCCCAGTCAGACGCCAAACTTAGTGGTGGGTTACTTTAACGCCTTCCACTCTCGAGTTCAACGGGGGCATCCTCTTGAGCCTCTTTATGCTTGATAGCCCAAGCAAGCTCCTTGTCAGCCTGTGCcgctctcttctcatcctcagctcCAAGCTTAACATTGCGAACAAGATAAACCATCACCAGGAGAAGTCCTGATACACAGACTGATCCAATGGCCAGGGTCTGCTGAGTCTGGCGGTAGCATTCATCAACGGCATTTCTATCAGCAGTTCCAGCTTCGTATGCACGCGCAACCACGATAGAACCAAAGATCTTGCCGCCTTCCTCCTCTCCGAAGTACGCTTTGAGCTTTCGGGGGAGGACAGAGTTCCAGATGGCGCCGCTGATGGTTACGCCAAGGTTGGAGCCAAAGCCGAGCGATGAGAGGAAGACGGCTGTTGCAATGCCGACTTGCTCGTTTTCAAGGACGGCCTGGAGTGAAACTTGAAGTGGGACCTGGGTGAAACCACGGCCAACTCCGAGAAGAGACTTGGAGGTGATGAATGCAGCTTCGCTGGCGATGTGGGTGCCGGAAATGTTGGTAAGGTAGATTGGAAGACCACAGGCGAGGATGATCAGGACAACTCCAAGCATGATGAAGGGCTTTGTGTTTTTGGTGAACTTGAGTGAAAGACCAGCGACGAGTGCACCAATGTTGTACGCCACGCGCTGAGCGTTATCGACCCGCGTTGCAGCTCCAGGAGAGTAATGACCCGCAACTTGGAGGAAGCTCGAAAGGAAAGGTCGGTAGATACTATCAGCCATGGCGATGACGATACATGATGCGCATGCGACAATGACGTTGCGCTCGCGGATCGTTCGGTAAGGAATAATCGGGTTCGACGCGAACTTTCCGTCCCAAACCAGGAAAGCGATGAAGGTCAAAACAccaacgatgatgagaacAATAGACGAAGGCCTACTCCATCGATCGGTATTATTCCTTCCCGCAATCGTCATCGGCAACAGCGTCATAGCCAAACCACCAATGAGGAGAAGTGCGCCAATAAGATCAAGCTGCGTAGCAACATGCTTAATCTTCCCAACAACACCAGGCTCAGCACCATGCATGAACGAGATCTTCTCCGTGATCAGACCAATGCGCTTAGCCCGGCGATTCATCCAGATCATGATACCAATCGTCGGAATAGCAGTGACAGGTAGAATGATAGCCCACATACCATAACCCCATCTCCAGCTTGAGTGCAGGAGCATGTGTTCGCCGAGATAAGTTCCGCCGTAGAGGGTGGGGATCGCGGAGAGGGATTCGGGAAGGGTGAAGATTATACCACGGTTGACGAGGGTTGTTATGTCAGCGACGAAGATCTGCTGGATGATGTTCCACCATGTATCGCCGAAGACGTCAAAGATTCCACCTGCCTGACTTTTGTTAGATTGATAAGGTAAATGGGGTGAGGGGTGCGTACTAAGAAGGTGTCGACGTTGGAACAGCCTGCGTACATGGCGTTGCCGATGGCCATGCAGatagcagcaccagcaaagCTCTGGGGACGTCCAAAATACTGCAGACTCGATTAGCGATGGTCCAAATCACCATTTTTGTTGGAATCCTACATTGGCGAGCTTAGCGAGCAGTGGGTACGACACGATGCGCACGAGCCCGTTGACGATGGCACCAGTCGCAAGGAGAGAATGTGCCTTGAAGTGACTTGTCGCATACGGCTCGTAGACATTGCCTGTATAGACGGTCAGGTtcatgaagaagaacatgACAAGAATACTGCCCAACATTAGCTTCACCAGACTCCAATCAAACCACAATAAACTTACCATCCGATGGCAAAACCAAGGGTTCGTTTCGTCCATAGCTTCCTAAAAGCCTCATTCGTGGAACCAGGCCTTGagatctcctcctccaccacctctTGACTCTTTCGCTCCGAATTATCTGCCATTATTACTGACTTACGGCAATCAGAATCAGTGATAAAGATGGCCAGGTTAATTTCCCTCAAAATTTTGGGAAGGCCGCATCTTATGTGTCAAACAATCCCCTCAGTCATACGGCACTTATTTCCTAATTCACTCACGCATCACGATGATCCTTTCTCCTAACAGTAAAGAGAGCTGATTGATAGCTAGTCTTGGCGTGGACCCTTTCTTCGTTTAACCTTGCTTTTAAGCATGCCTGACAAATCCCATTACCGCTGCCAAGCGACTAAGTACGTAAAGACGGCTTTTAACTTCAAAGTTAGACCATTTTGAGGACTCTCCGCGGTTGGCGAGATGAAAAACTGCTAGGGTGCTGATTATCAGACCGTTGAGATCTTATCTGATCGTGTCAGAGATTGGTCAGTGGGTTAAAGCCCCCACAGGAGGATGGGCTGATGATGGGTTGGGTTTTTTTAGGTGTCCACTCATGTGAGTTTTGGGTGCTTGCGCTAGGATGGAATTGTATAAAGGGCCTTGGCGGTGGTGATTCCGCTTATAAGGATTCATGGGCCCGACTGTATGGACTGGAACGGGATTTGTCCGAGGAGAGAGCAGAAGATGATCAGCACGCAGGAGATGCTTTAGAGGCGGGACTTTGCATTGTTGCATAGGTTGATGTGACATTTGACATGCTGTTTGGTAACACTGATAGGGCTGATGCCGATGCTGCTACTATGAGTGACTGGCATGAAAGAGAGACATAATGATGGACCAACGAAAGAATGGAATTGATGGCTAGCAATACACCTTGTAACCAAATGCAAACCCAAATGCAATCTGAATAACCTAACGCGTCGTAAAACCTTTCCTCTCCTTTACGATAATCCTCCATAACCCAGTTCATGCTCATCTCAGACATCTCCCTCAACCCTTCGCAATCTTCTCCGCCTCCTCCGTCGCCTCATTaacaatctcatcagcctcatccttCGTAAACGCATCCGTAAACTTCACCCAAGACCCATGCGCAAGCCCCGTCCCCGCCCCAATAAGCAATCCCAAACCCGCCGTCGGAATCGCCACAACTCCCGTCAACAGCGCCCCTACCCCGAGCCCCAGCCCACTAGCTACACCCGCGCCTATCCCCGTTCCCATAGCACCGCCCTGTATCCATCCTTTCTCCAGCCTTTCCGCGATCTTCATGAGCTTGGCAGCCTTTTTATCGATTTCTCGTGCTTCATGCCGTATGTTCTCCGCTTCTTCGGGATCTTCTTCCTTATTGGCTTTTTCGTGCAGTTCGAGGGATTTTTCTTGTAggccttttgcttcttcgaCGCGGGAGTGGATTTCTTTGGCGATGCGCTCTTTGGTGTTGGATTTGCTCTCGGAGGGGCCCGCGCCGTCGGCGGGCTTGTTTTGGCCGCCCATGAATTGGCTTGGTATTGCGCCGGAGAAGATTGATCCTAGTGCTTCGTTCATAAGGGGAAGTATAAAAAAGTGATTTTGGGAAAAGATGGGGTTTATTAAAGATGTGGCTTGATGGGTTGATGAGCTAGGAAACCTGGTTTGTTTTATGAAACTTGTAGGTGGGGGTGGCGGATGACGTAGCATCGTGATCCACGTATGTCAATGCAGGTAATCGTTGCTATGATGCTATAATATCATTGTGTGCATCATTCACGAGATTCGTGTCTCACAGCATCGAGAATATCAAGTTTGTTGCAGATGGCTCCTAATAATATGGCAATGTTGTGTCGCGTGGATGAACTGGTCCGAACTCAACGGTAAGCTGTGAGCAGTAAACATTAGTCGGAGGTCAAAGTCATAGTGAAGACAATGGCCTAGCTCTTGAGATCAAAGTGCGCCACGACATATCATAGACTCCACCCAACGGATTcaattataattattacaGGAAGCCGTGAGCTCaatttttattaatttcAATTGACTTCACACGACATTGATGCTGCGTTGCTTCAATCCCTACAATCATGAACTTCTCAAGTTCAGCTACCCTAGATCTTATCACTCTTCAGTCTGCTTATCTAACCCGTGTCAAATCCCCAGCTCAATCATCCATGATTGGCCAAGATCAGCAGTCATCATCCCTTAACCATCCCTTGCACCCCAAGAACTCAATCTCAACTTAAACCTATCCTCTCTCTCAAACCCCTCCCTCTCTCACTCAATTACCTCAATTGAACCTGGCTCCATCAAAATGTCAGCGCGAGGCCTGGGCTCCACATCGCCCGACCCGGGCGCGTCATCTCACGACCAACACCCTCTCATGGATCTCGTAgacggagaagaagcccgTGGGAGAAGCCATCCTGATGGAGCAAGCGGTGCTGCGGCGGATTTGATGAGGAGACTTGGTGTTTCGCCCGAGAGGAGGATTAAAGTTACGCCTGAAGATGATGCGCGCGTGTTGAGGCGGATTGATATGGTTGTTCTGCCTCTCATGCTAGCAGTTTATTTCCTCCAAGGTAAAATCTCACATCACCCATTCAAAAATAATATTGATCCCTGCAGGTCTTGACAAAGCAACTATCGCATATGCATCCATCTTCGGCCTCATCGAAGACACGAACCTCAAAGGCAACCAATTCTCATGGCTAAGCTCAATAGTCTACGTCGCCCAACTCATCGCGCAATTCCCACTAGCATGGCTTCTCGTCAAACTCCCCATTGGGAAATTCACAAGCTGCATGGTGACACTCTGGGGTTTGACCCTAACATTTATGGCTGCGGCGCATACCTTCCACAGTCTGCTCTTTGCACGTTTCTGGCTAGGTGCTTTTGAGGCTAGTATTGCACCAAGTTTCGTGGCTATTACGCAGATGttttggaggaggagggagcAGCCGCTTAGAATGTCGTATTGGTATGCTATGAATGGATTTACTGGTGTTGTAAGTTGAGAGCTACATGGTGGGATTGGATTGAACTGACGGGTTTAGTTTGGGAGTTTGGCCACTTGGTGGCTTGCGCAGTTACCGTTTGGACTAAAACCATACCAGGTAAGTTCAAGAGCAGCCCTTTCTGTTGCATGACGGTTTACTCATATGATAGACCATCTTTGTTGCCTTTGGAATCATCACCGTCTGCTTCTCCACCGTTCTGTTCTCATACATGCCCGACTCTCCCGCAGAGGCCAAATTTCTCGATAAGCACGATAAACTTATCGCGATTGAGCGCCTGAGAATGAATCAGACTGGCGTCATGTCGAGGCAATGGCGATGGGACCATTTCTGGGAGACCATGCGAGACCTAAAGACTTGGCTCTGGTTCTCTCTCATTTTCAGTATCTCGTAAGTGAAACATAATCTTAGTGAGAAATAGGAGCTAACAAGATCTTCTCCAGAGTACCCTCTGGTGGCGTCGGCTCTTTTGgccctcttctcatcaagtccTTTGGCTTCGATTCGTTCCAAGCCATCCTCTTCAACGCTCCGTTTGGTGTTGTTCAGTTCATCTCTACAGTTGGAGGCTCTTATGTCGCGACTAAGTACCATAAGAAAGGTCCAGTTATTGCCTTTTTGGCTCTCTTCCCAATCGTTGGCTGCATGATCATGCTCTCAACGCCGCATACGCCTGATGGCAGGAATACTTTGCTTGGCGGATACTACATGATCTCTGTCTTCCCAGGAATAAGTACGTCTCTTCCTACTACTATATGTTTCGCGTACTGACGCTATACAGTTCCTCTCATCTACTCATGGTCGTCCTCCAACACTGCTGGTGACACCAAAGGCAAATGTAACTCATCTGTCCTCTTCATCGGCCAATCCCTGGGAAACATCATTGGCCCTCTTCTCTACAAACCATCCGAGGCTCCCGAGTATCATCGAGGATTGTACTGGAATCTGCTCCTATACATCGCAATTGTTGGACTCGTCGTAATCACCACTATGTACCTGACCTACCTCAATCGCGATCATAGCCGCCGTCGCGTCATGGCTGGAAAAGATGCAGTGATTGTGGACTACAGCTTATACTCACCCGAAGAAGCAGATAGTCTTCGAAGGTCAAAAGTGACCGAAGGACAGCATATCGAAAATGCGAGGGATGCGACGGTTGGAGACCATGCGTTTGATGATATGACGGATTTGGTCAACGATGAATTTGTATTTGTATTCTAAATCAATTGGAAGAGCTCCAGATTTTCCTGGAGGCTGTGTGTGGTACTGTTTTCATAGTATAGGTATCTCCAAAAATCCATCGATACCATCTGTTGATCCAACCTCCGCATCATGCAAATCGGTCTTCTTCCCGCGAACGAGATTCAGACCCATCGTTGATCTCAATATCGTGAGGCTTTTGATCCAATTCGGCCCCAAAAATAGCGACCGAATAGCATTTTAGTGGAAACA
This genomic interval carries:
- a CDS encoding major facilitator superfamily domain-containing protein, with amino-acid sequence MADNSERKSQEVVEEEISRPGSTNEAFRKLWTKRTLGFAIGCILVMFFFMNLTVYTGNVYEPYATSHFKAHSLLATGAIVNGLVRIVSYPLLAKLANYFGRPQSFAGAAICMAIGNAMYAGCSNVDTFLAGGIFDVFGDTWWNIIQQIFVADITTLVNRGIIFTLPESLSAIPTLYGGTYLGEHMLLHSSWRWGYGMWAIILPVTAIPTIGIMIWMNRRAKRIGLITEKISFMHGAEPGVVGKIKHVATQLDLIGALLLIGGLAMTLLPMTIAGRNNTDRWSRPSSIVLIIVGVLTFIAFLVWDGKFASNPIIPYRTIRERNVIVACASCIVIAMADSIYRPFLSSFLQVAGHYSPGAATRVDNAQRVAYNIGALVAGLSLKFTKNTKPFIMLGVVLIILACGLPIYLTNISGTHIASEAAFITSKSLLGVGRGFTQVPLQVSLQAVLENEQVGIATAVFLSSLGFGSNLGVTISGAIWNSVLPRKLKAYFGEEEGGKIFGSIVVARAYEAGTADRNAVDECYRQTQQTLAIGSVCVSGLLLVMVYLVRNVKLGAEDEKRAAQADKELAWAIKHKEAQEDAPVELESGRR
- a CDS encoding glycoside hydrolase superfamily — its product is MVATADNSGSYEAVPKAVPQKPSTCKMLHTEGSRIIDPSGNTVILKGAAIGGMLNMENFITGYAGHEHQHRQQMAEVMGEEKANFFFDRLLYHFFTDSDAAYFASLGLNCIRIPFNYRHFIDDMDPDNLKKSGFDWLDRCVDICGRHNLYAVLDLHAVPGGQNQDWHSDSGLSRAAFWDFKDHQDRAIQLWKALAAHYKGNPVIAGYNLLNEPADETKTSSGQYGAKLVKWYERTEKEVRAIDPDHMIFIDGNTYAMDFRAFPQNPLPNAVYACHDYSFYGFPLGEQYEGTDEQNTKLRKSFERKVQFMREKNVPIWNGEFGPVYQNEHKEGDDAIKTNAKRFNLLQEQLAIYRETDVNWSIWLYKDVGYQGMVYVDPESPYMRLIAPFIAKKQRLGLDFWGVVNKDGVKHLYEPFIQGLKEEVLEKYRDTKYPKIWTFERQFERVIRECLMSEYVGWELAELFRDKSKEELEELASSFSFEKCIKRDTLVGILSHDSMISAGKQ
- a CDS encoding major facilitator superfamily domain-containing protein — translated: MSARGLGSTSPDPGASSHDQHPLMDLVDGEEARGRSHPDGASGAAADLMRRLGVSPERRIKVTPEDDARVLRRIDMVVLPLMLAVYFLQGLDKATIAYASIFGLIEDTNLKGNQFSWLSSIVYVAQLIAQFPLAWLLVKLPIGKFTSCMVTLWGLTLTFMAAAHTFHSLLFARFWLGAFEASIAPSFVAITQMFWRRREQPLRMSYWYAMNGFTGVFGSLATWWLAQLPFGLKPYQTIFVAFGIITVCFSTVLFSYMPDSPAEAKFLDKHDKLIAIERLRMNQTGVMSRQWRWDHFWETMRDLKTWLWFSLIFSISVPSGGVGSFGPLLIKSFGFDSFQAILFNAPFGVVQFISTVGGSYVATKYHKKGPVIAFLALFPIVGCMIMLSTPHTPDGRNTLLGGYYMISVFPGIIPLIYSWSSSNTAGDTKGKCNSSVLFIGQSLGNIIGPLLYKPSEAPEYHRGLYWNLLLYIAIVGLVVITTMYLTYLNRDHSRRRVMAGKDAVIVDYSLYSPEEADSLRRSKVTEGQHIENARDATVGDHAFDDMTDLVNDEFVFVF